One segment of Nocardia farcinica DNA contains the following:
- a CDS encoding protein kinase domain-containing protein, with amino-acid sequence MTQPVADAVARFTARWRESLRTGAEPPRPADFVPRAAHARRAVLLALVRADIRARAAHPGLVKDIDDYRAEFPELSDTSALIDLLAVATRSAADLTRTGAARPDHTSAASTDGRTAPATPLDDIEDTETACAARPGRTHTASRTPIPSATDGTARPGDRIDDFDLLAELGEGASGRVFLARQISMQRLVTLRLTRGTELPHAMAELDHPHIVRVYDQRLPGGAEGLVYMQYLPGGTAEHLLAARRSHGPTGGGLLLRAVDTAMEAKGEIPPSDSPIRARLAGLGWPETVAWIGRGLATALDYAARHGTLHRAVKPANVVFTAEGVPKLADFAADPTGIDTGAALRYRAPEELAVLGRGPRNDPQPSTGAVGEPGHAAPEVGARADIYALGLLLWELLTGRCPFDDEGLPPEQMLAHRRRGLPDSATAALPAGCPTALVRVLRTCLDPDPARRWPDGAVLAQQLDLCLDERARELVDPPPGSPRRRLVRWRVPLIAAAITVPNVLASLYNIDHSRKLITGRLTERTQELFATSTVVTNLLFFAMAAALLTYWSRRIITVPRGLRAGVTYPPGELARARRDAILLGDRAVLVAFGFWMISAASYPLGVTAAGDRLAPHAFAHFLASHAVCGAIALAYPFFLVNFYVVRCLYPMLLGHSAVGTDDGALLRGLQRRCVGYLLIAASIPLLAVAGVTLLPVEDVARIIVVVRVLCLGSIVMFVASYLLFRAIERDLSALARVARPGLAPLTTRA; translated from the coding sequence GGTCAAGGACATCGACGACTACCGGGCCGAGTTCCCGGAACTGTCCGACACCTCCGCCCTCATCGACCTGCTGGCCGTGGCCACGCGGTCCGCCGCCGACCTGACCAGAACCGGTGCGGCACGGCCCGACCACACCTCGGCCGCGTCGACCGACGGCCGCACGGCGCCGGCCACCCCCCTCGACGACATCGAGGACACCGAGACCGCGTGCGCGGCACGGCCCGGCCGCACACACACCGCGAGCAGGACACCGATACCGTCCGCCACGGACGGCACCGCCCGTCCCGGCGACCGGATCGACGACTTCGACCTGCTCGCCGAACTGGGCGAAGGAGCGTCCGGGCGGGTCTTCCTGGCCCGGCAGATCTCCATGCAGCGCCTGGTCACCCTGCGCCTGACGCGCGGCACCGAGCTGCCGCACGCGATGGCCGAGCTGGATCACCCGCACATCGTGCGCGTCTACGACCAGCGGCTGCCGGGCGGCGCCGAAGGTCTGGTCTACATGCAGTACCTGCCGGGTGGAACGGCCGAACACCTGCTGGCCGCCCGCCGCAGCCACGGACCGACCGGCGGCGGGCTGCTGCTACGGGCGGTCGACACCGCGATGGAGGCGAAAGGCGAGATTCCGCCGTCGGATTCGCCGATCCGCGCGCGGCTGGCCGGACTCGGCTGGCCGGAGACGGTCGCCTGGATCGGCCGCGGCCTGGCCACCGCGCTGGACTACGCAGCCCGCCACGGCACCCTGCACCGCGCGGTCAAGCCGGCCAACGTGGTGTTCACCGCCGAGGGCGTGCCGAAGCTCGCCGACTTCGCCGCCGACCCCACCGGCATCGATACCGGCGCGGCCCTGCGCTACCGCGCCCCGGAAGAACTCGCCGTCCTGGGCCGGGGCCCGCGAAACGATCCCCAGCCGTCCACAGGCGCGGTCGGGGAACCCGGACACGCCGCGCCCGAGGTCGGCGCGCGCGCCGACATCTACGCCCTCGGACTGCTGCTCTGGGAGCTGCTGACCGGCCGCTGCCCGTTCGACGACGAGGGCCTGCCCCCCGAGCAGATGCTCGCGCACCGCCGCCGCGGACTCCCCGACTCGGCCACGGCCGCCCTGCCCGCCGGCTGCCCCACCGCCCTGGTCCGCGTCCTACGCACCTGCCTCGACCCCGATCCCGCCCGGCGCTGGCCCGACGGCGCGGTGCTCGCCCAGCAGCTCGACCTGTGCCTCGACGAACGGGCCAGGGAGCTGGTCGACCCGCCGCCGGGCAGCCCGCGGCGCAGGCTGGTGCGGTGGCGGGTGCCGTTGATCGCCGCCGCGATCACCGTCCCGAACGTCCTGGCCTCGCTCTACAACATCGACCACAGCCGCAAACTGATCACCGGACGGCTCACCGAGCGCACCCAGGAGCTGTTCGCGACCAGCACGGTCGTCACCAACCTGCTGTTCTTCGCCATGGCCGCCGCGCTGCTCACCTACTGGTCCCGCCGGATCATCACGGTGCCGCGCGGACTGCGCGCCGGGGTGACCTACCCGCCGGGCGAGCTGGCACGCGCCCGCCGCGACGCGATCCTGCTCGGCGACCGCGCGGTGCTGGTGGCCTTCGGCTTCTGGATGATCAGCGCGGCCAGCTACCCGCTCGGTGTCACGGCGGCCGGTGACCGGCTCGCACCGCACGCGTTCGCCCACTTCCTCGCCTCGCACGCGGTGTGCGGGGCGATCGCGCTGGCGTATCCGTTCTTCCTGGTGAACTTCTACGTGGTGCGGTGCCTGTACCCGATGCTGCTCGGACACAGCGCCGTCGGCACCGACGACGGAGCCCTGCTGCGTGGGCTGCAACGCCGCTGCGTGGGCTACCTGCTGATCGCCGCGTCCATCCCGCTGCTCGCCGTCGCCGGGGTGACGCTGCTACCGGTCGAGGACGTCGCCCGCATCATCGTCGTGGTGCGGGTGCTGTGCCTGGGCAGCATCGTCATGTTCGTGGCCAGCTACCTGCTGTTCCGGGCGATCGAACGCGACCTGTCGGCGCTGGCCCGGGTGGCGCGGCCCGGACTCGCGCCCCTCACCACCCGGGCGTGA
- the hpt gene encoding hypoxanthine phosphoribosyltransferase — protein sequence MYGDDIASVLITEEQIAAKTKELAELIAKRYPAGAPEGDLLLVGVLKGAIFFMTDLAKALPIPTQMEFMAVSSYGSSTSSSGVVRIMKDLDKDIAGRNVLIVEDIIDSGLTLSWLKRNLSTRNPASLEVVTLLRKPDALRTQVEVAHVGFDIPNEFVVGYGLDYAERYRDLPYIGTLDPKVYGGA from the coding sequence GTGTACGGGGACGACATCGCGTCGGTGCTGATCACCGAGGAACAGATCGCCGCCAAGACCAAGGAACTGGCCGAGCTGATCGCCAAGCGCTATCCGGCCGGCGCCCCCGAAGGTGATCTGCTGTTGGTGGGCGTGCTCAAGGGCGCGATCTTCTTCATGACCGACCTGGCCAAGGCGCTGCCGATTCCGACCCAGATGGAATTCATGGCCGTCTCCTCCTACGGGTCGTCCACCTCCTCCTCGGGCGTGGTGCGGATCATGAAGGATTTGGACAAGGACATCGCCGGGCGCAATGTGCTGATCGTCGAGGACATCATCGACTCCGGCCTGACGCTGTCGTGGCTCAAGCGCAACCTGTCCACCCGCAATCCGGCCTCGCTCGAGGTGGTCACCCTGCTGCGCAAGCCCGACGCGCTGCGCACCCAGGTCGAGGTCGCCCACGTCGGCTTCGACATCCCCAACGAGTTCGTCGTCGGCTACGGCCTCGACTACGCCGAGCGCTACCGCGACCTGCCCTACATCGGCACCCTCGACCCCAAGGTCTACGGCGGCGCCTGA
- the tilS gene encoding tRNA lysidine(34) synthetase TilS, which produces MDRPRPELSADTRTLPETPAALVLRHAVRGWLAEHLPGAAPAVAVALSGGADSLALTAAAVVEAAAVDALVVDHGLQAGSDAVAAAAAAQARTLGCRSVRVLRVRVGSDGGLEAAAREARYAALGSARAGLPVLLGHTLDDQAETVLLGLARGSGARSIRGMAAYTPPWGRPLLGVRRADTRRLCADLGLTPHEDPHNRSAEFTRVRLRTEVLPLLEDVLGGGVAEALARTGQQLREDGAVLDALAADLASAAADAGDLRIETLATAPAALRRRAIRAWLLDGGAKALTDRQLRAIDALVTAWRGQGGVAVGGGTPGMRLVAARERGRLTLRRQARSPAR; this is translated from the coding sequence GTGGATCGCCCGCGTCCTGAACTGAGCGCGGACACACGCACCCTGCCCGAGACCCCCGCGGCGCTCGTGCTGCGGCACGCCGTGCGCGGGTGGCTCGCCGAACACCTGCCCGGTGCCGCGCCCGCCGTCGCGGTCGCGTTGTCCGGTGGGGCCGACTCCTTGGCGTTGACCGCGGCGGCCGTGGTGGAAGCCGCGGCGGTGGACGCCCTCGTCGTCGATCACGGCTTGCAGGCGGGGTCGGACGCGGTGGCCGCGGCGGCCGCGGCCCAGGCCCGGACACTGGGCTGCCGTTCGGTGCGGGTGCTGCGCGTGCGCGTCGGCAGCGACGGCGGGCTGGAGGCCGCCGCCCGCGAGGCCCGCTACGCCGCGCTGGGCAGTGCGCGCGCGGGTCTTCCGGTGCTGCTCGGGCACACCCTCGACGACCAGGCCGAAACCGTGCTGCTGGGCCTGGCCCGCGGCTCCGGCGCGCGATCCATCCGCGGCATGGCCGCCTACACCCCGCCGTGGGGCAGGCCGCTGCTCGGGGTGCGCCGGGCCGACACCCGGCGACTGTGCGCCGACCTCGGCCTCACCCCGCACGAGGACCCACACAACCGGTCCGCCGAGTTCACCCGGGTGCGGCTGCGCACCGAGGTGCTGCCGCTGCTCGAGGACGTGCTCGGCGGCGGGGTGGCCGAGGCGCTGGCCCGCACCGGGCAGCAGTTGCGCGAGGACGGCGCGGTGCTCGACGCACTGGCCGCCGACCTCGCGAGCGCGGCCGCCGATGCCGGTGACCTGCGGATCGAGACGCTGGCCACGGCTCCGGCCGCGCTGCGCCGCCGCGCCATCCGCGCCTGGCTGCTCGACGGCGGCGCGAAGGCACTGACCGACAGGCAATTACGCGCGATCGACGCGCTGGTTACCGCCTGGCGAGGCCAGGGCGGGGTGGCCGTCGGCGGCGGAACACCGGGGATGAGGTTGGTTGCCGCGCGCGAACGTGGCAGGCTGACACTGCGCAGGCAAGCACGATCGCCCGCGCGGTGA
- a CDS encoding zinc-dependent metalloprotease produces MFEGADETDTAAGTTESPRRSGLSGAVDWRLAARTGAALVPAGPRTSRYSAEQVVAELAASSIRAEGPVREVSGLLDDQPVPEARIVDRPGWISAAADSMSTLTGTGAQADTGFKGRLAGKPAGVQAGAMLAFLSTAILGQYDPFTGPDGTLLLVAPNIMAVERALGVSPTDFRFWVCLHEVTHRVQFSSAPWLADYMRSNVDVLGEVGEEPLAEMLSRLVAEVRERRRGGVPDDPANRGVIGLLRATQAPPQREALDRLLMLGTLLEGHADHVMDAVGPAVIPTVAQIRAAFDKRRQRPANPIQRILRALLGVDAKVAQYVRGKAFVDHVVGRVGMASFNTVWTDAETLPRTDEIEDPDRWIARVLN; encoded by the coding sequence ATGTTCGAAGGCGCTGACGAGACCGACACCGCGGCCGGGACGACCGAGTCACCGCGCCGTTCCGGGCTGTCCGGCGCCGTCGACTGGCGGCTGGCCGCGCGCACCGGCGCCGCGCTGGTGCCCGCGGGACCGCGCACCTCGCGGTACTCGGCCGAGCAGGTGGTCGCCGAGCTCGCCGCGTCCTCCATCCGAGCCGAAGGACCGGTGCGCGAGGTCAGCGGGCTTCTCGACGACCAGCCGGTACCCGAGGCCAGGATCGTCGACCGGCCCGGCTGGATCAGCGCCGCCGCGGACTCGATGTCCACGCTCACCGGCACCGGCGCGCAGGCCGACACCGGCTTCAAGGGCAGGCTCGCCGGCAAACCCGCCGGGGTGCAGGCCGGCGCGATGCTGGCCTTCCTGTCCACCGCGATCCTCGGCCAGTACGACCCGTTCACCGGGCCGGACGGAACGCTGCTGCTGGTGGCGCCCAACATCATGGCGGTCGAACGCGCGCTCGGCGTCTCGCCGACGGACTTCCGTTTCTGGGTGTGCCTGCACGAGGTGACCCACCGGGTGCAGTTCTCCTCGGCGCCCTGGCTGGCCGACTACATGCGCAGCAATGTCGACGTGCTCGGCGAGGTGGGCGAGGAGCCGCTGGCCGAGATGCTGTCGCGGCTGGTGGCGGAGGTGCGCGAGCGCAGGCGCGGCGGTGTGCCCGACGATCCCGCCAATCGCGGGGTCATCGGCCTGCTGCGCGCCACCCAGGCGCCACCGCAGCGGGAGGCCCTGGACCGGCTGCTCATGCTCGGCACCCTGCTCGAGGGCCACGCCGACCACGTGATGGACGCGGTCGGGCCCGCGGTGATCCCCACCGTCGCGCAGATCCGCGCCGCCTTCGACAAGCGCAGGCAGCGCCCGGCCAACCCGATCCAGCGGATCCTGCGCGCCCTGCTCGGCGTGGACGCGAAGGTCGCCCAGTACGTGCGGGGCAAGGCGTTCGTGGACCACGTGGTGGGCCGGGTGGGGATGGCCTCGTTCAACACGGTGTGGACCGACGCGGAGACGCTGCCGCGCACCGACGAGATCGAGGACCCGGACCGGTGGATCGCCCGCGTCCTGAACTGA
- a CDS encoding D-alanyl-D-alanine carboxypeptidase/D-alanyl-D-alanine-endopeptidase, whose protein sequence is MGDLAARRRRRLWIGATAAATALLLAVAAVLLVVRPWTPEFRHGGLTVAAPPAPVKAFPRVTPATEAPAPSPSGVSTALAAAVTNPDLGAFTGIVTDAESGVTLWSADPGTPMIPSSTAKILTAAAALLALPADRRVATEVVVGSAAGELVLVGGGDPTLTAQPDGKGYYPNAARLSDLVDQIKASGRAVDTIVVDTSAFSGPTMARGWDPIDVPEGSIAPIEPVMIDGGRLSPLVEYSPRTTEPALDAGRALATALGLDPARVRAGTAAPDAAEVAAVHSAPLRDRLRDMMVHSDNVLAETIGREIALATGHEPSFTGAVAAVRATLEKAGFDVSGMDMHDTSGLSVDDRLPARLLDKVIATAAQPTGTALARPAGTKAEPESDRLAATLAPLLDQLPVAGATGSLAERYVTRNREGAGWVRAKTGTLTVASALVGYVLDRDGRVLTFALMSNDRPPEVSRPALDAIAGTLRNCGCS, encoded by the coding sequence ATCGGTGACTTGGCGGCCCGGCGGCGCAGGCGGTTGTGGATCGGGGCCACGGCCGCCGCGACCGCGCTGCTCCTCGCCGTCGCCGCGGTGCTGCTGGTGGTGCGGCCCTGGACCCCGGAATTCCGGCACGGCGGGCTGACCGTCGCGGCCCCGCCCGCGCCGGTCAAGGCGTTCCCCCGGGTGACCCCGGCGACCGAGGCGCCCGCGCCGAGCCCGTCGGGGGTCTCGACGGCGTTGGCCGCGGCCGTCACGAACCCGGATCTGGGCGCGTTCACCGGCATCGTCACCGATGCCGAGAGCGGGGTGACGCTGTGGAGCGCCGACCCGGGCACACCGATGATCCCGTCCTCCACGGCCAAGATCCTCACCGCCGCCGCGGCGCTGCTGGCACTGCCCGCGGACCGGCGGGTGGCCACCGAGGTGGTCGTCGGCTCGGCGGCGGGGGAACTGGTGCTCGTCGGCGGCGGTGACCCGACGCTGACCGCCCAGCCGGACGGCAAGGGGTATTACCCGAACGCGGCGCGGCTGTCGGATCTGGTGGACCAGATCAAGGCCTCCGGACGCGCGGTCGACACCATCGTCGTGGACACCTCGGCCTTCAGCGGACCGACCATGGCGCGGGGCTGGGACCCGATCGACGTGCCGGAGGGGTCCATCGCCCCGATCGAGCCGGTGATGATCGACGGCGGCAGGCTGAGCCCGCTGGTCGAATACTCCCCGCGCACCACCGAACCGGCCCTCGACGCCGGGCGCGCCCTGGCCACCGCGCTCGGGCTCGACCCCGCCCGGGTGCGGGCGGGCACCGCGGCACCCGACGCCGCCGAGGTGGCCGCGGTACATTCGGCGCCGCTGCGCGACCGGCTGCGCGACATGATGGTGCACTCCGACAACGTGCTGGCCGAGACGATCGGCCGCGAGATCGCCCTGGCCACCGGCCACGAACCGTCCTTCACCGGCGCCGTGGCCGCGGTGCGCGCCACGCTGGAGAAGGCGGGCTTCGACGTGAGCGGCATGGACATGCACGACACCAGCGGCTTGTCGGTGGACGACCGGCTGCCCGCCCGGCTGCTCGACAAGGTGATCGCCACCGCCGCCCAGCCCACCGGCACGGCCCTGGCCCGCCCGGCCGGGACCAAGGCCGAGCCGGAGAGCGACCGGCTGGCCGCGACGCTGGCGCCGTTGCTCGACCAGCTGCCGGTGGCCGGGGCGACCGGCTCGCTCGCCGAACGGTATGTCACCCGCAATCGCGAGGGCGCGGGCTGGGTACGGGCCAAAACCGGAACTCTCACGGTTGCCAGCGCGTTGGTCGGGTATGTGCTCGACCGAGACGGGCGGGTGCTGACCTTCGCGTTGATGTCGAACGATCGGCCGCCGGAGGTGAGCAGGCCGGCGTTGGATGCCATCGCGGGCACGCTGCGCAACTGTGGATGCTCGTGA